In Mytilus galloprovincialis chromosome 1, xbMytGall1.hap1.1, whole genome shotgun sequence, the following are encoded in one genomic region:
- the LOC143059397 gene encoding uncharacterized protein LOC143059397, whose translation MAESTEQNPSKLKRLKKTNFTVAEEDLIQQLVEKHSSLINGKLTNTVTNQLKKKVWDDIAIKVNSLEVAIRTATEVRNKWRNTTRVAKAVYTTHRSELFKTGGGPAPKQPSSAVEKVIHLMKDTTSFRGIQGGLETESFQTNQPSINATLPEEDASQDLYESAASLIRDSPPPLQSTKTVRTPLKKVTVQDIHDMQYRALQGKLEIQEKQKVHMDLERNKLELQIELLQKLVGGNSEPVTISQALASMY comes from the exons ATGGCTGAATCTACTGAACAAAACCCAAGTAAACTTAAAAGACTGAAGAAGACCAACTTCACTGTGGCAGAGGAAGACCTGATCCAGCAACTAGTAGAGAAACACTCTAGTTTAATTAATGGAAAACTTACTAATACAGTGACCAACCAGTTGAAGAAGAAGGTATGGGATGACATAGCCATAAAAGTCAATTCTCTTGAAGTTGCCATCCGTACAGCCACAGAAGTTAGGAACAAGTGGAGGAATACCACAAGAGTGGCCAAGGCTGTGTACACAACTCACAGGAGTGAGTTGTTCAAAACTGGGGGAGGACCAGCTCCAAAACAACCAAGCTCTGCAGTAGAAAAAGTTATCCATCTTATGAAGGACACCACCAGCTTCAGGGGGATTCAGGGTGGACTTGAAACTGAATCATTCCAGACAa ATCAACCATCTATCAATGCCACTTTGCCGGAAGAAGATGCCAGCCAGGATTTGTATGAATCTGCAGCATCTCTGATAAGGGACAGTCCACCCCCCCTCCAGTCCACCAA GACAGTGAGAACACCTTTGAAAAAGGTAACAGTGCAGGATATTCACGACATGCAGTATCGTGCACTGCAAGGTAAATTAGAAATCCAAGAGAAGCAGAAAGTGCATATGGACTTGGAGAGGAACAAACTGGAACTACAAATTGAGCTGTTGCAGAAGTTAGTGGGTGGCAATTCTGAACCAGTTACAATCTCTCAGGCACTTGCCTCTATGTATTAA